The following are from one region of the Bactrocera oleae isolate idBacOlea1 chromosome 6, idBacOlea1, whole genome shotgun sequence genome:
- the Pep gene encoding zinc finger protein on ecdysone puffs isoform X1 — protein sequence MAFRGNQNRNRNFGGNNYGGGPMGTNRMGNMNMSPWDTPNAGGNFGGGNMRQGGGGQGMNAQAINLANNLLNNLFRNQNPPSLLDLPRGGGGGMGNRNQRGGPMVNRGAPGNRINNRRAQGGFQNRGAAGSKSAQKQGAGGIRKQNAFDRAKKLLAKNANNNKKKDTASGDKKTESKESPYASVPNDMFYCHLCKKHMWDANSFENHIKGRTHLMMREGIEESYRLKANMIRQEAKIAEQLKSIELDRLKRMGKTKQRQLEYCTMCDLNFHGHISAHRKSEGHLSLKKFLHPKCIECNKEFATRIDYDTHLLSADHLQKAAEKNTKVGERKRNTLTIHTEEEESKDLRPPQKKRKKPVTKKAEGEGEIKKEGEEAAEGEEAEGEEAEKKEGEEGADETKEGEDLNETQEEEEVALPVDPEDCILDFSDGDEIPTEVDTRLPKYNWTRPVGSGLITKLECFECSLCGKFFDTEQTVEVHSRTVTHHRNFLKFINEKASDTKIAQKRAAAALEENERKKRKLEEAEAAATEVKVENGEEGEGGEAAEGELYDPSEATGDDEDVEMNENGEAAEGEEGDEECAGDEEMEAQDQDGEVEAEVEPEPEPEPEPEPVKEQPKPEPVKTPAKPAPATPAPVTPAAETSPAKKATPARAAPKATPRGRGRGRYNRY from the exons ATGGCATTCCGTGGTAATCAGAATCGCAACCGCAATTTCGGCGGTAATAATTATGGTGGTGGCCCAATGGGTACCAATCGTATGGGAAACATGAACATGTCGCCATGGGATACACCAAATGCGGGAGGTAATTTTGGCGGTGGCAACATGCGTCAAGGCGGCGGTGGCCAAGGCATGAATGCTCAGGCCATTAACTTGGCTAATAACTTGTTGAACAACTTGTTCAGAAACCAAAACCCACCATCTCTCTTGGATCTGCCACGAGGCGGTGGAGGCGGTATGGGCAATCGCAATCAACGCGGCGGACCg aTGGTCAATCGTGGTGCTCCTGGCAATCGCATCAATAATCGCCGTGCTCAAGGAGGTTTTCAAAACCGTGGCGCAGCTGGTTCTAAATCGGCACAAAAGCAAGGCGCTGGCGGAATTCGCAAGCAGAATGCTTTCGATCGTGCTAAGAAACTTTTGGCTAAAAatgccaacaataacaaaaagaagGATACCGCTTCTGGCGATAAGAAAACTGAGAG CAAGGAGTCACCCTATGCCAGCGTGCCCAACGACATGTTCTATTGCCATTTGTGTAAGAAGCATATGTGGGACGCCAACTCGTTCGAGAATCACATTAAGGGTCGCACACATTTAATGATGCGCGAGGGCATCGAAGAGAGCTATCGCCTAAAGGCCAATATGATACGCCAAGAGGCCAAGATCGCTGAGCAATTGAAATCGATTGAATTGGATCGTTTGAAGCGCATGGGCAAGACCAAGCAACGCCAATTGGAATATTGTACTATGTGCGATCTGAATTTCCATGGTCATATTTCGGCGCATCGTAAATCGGAGGGTCATTTGAGTTTGAAGAAGTTTTTGCATCCCAAATGTATTGAGTGCAATAAGGAATTCGCTACACGCATTGATTATGACACACATTTGTTGTCGGCTGATCACTTGCAAAAGGCTGCCGAGAAGAATACCAAGGTTGGTGAACGTAAACGCAATACATTGACTATTCATACCGAAGAGGAGGAGTCAAAGGACTTGCGTCCACCACAAAAGAAGAGGAAGAAGCCTGTTACCAAGAAGGCTGAAGGTGAGGGTGAAATCAAGAAGGAGGGAGAAGAGGCTGCTGAAGGTGAGGAGGCCGAAGGCGAAGAGGCTGAGAAGAAAGAGGGTGAAGAGGGCGCTGATGAAACCAAAGAGGGCGAAGATTTAAATGAAACTCAAGAAGAGGAGGAAGTCGCTTTGCCGGTCGATCCTGAAGATTGCATTTTAGACTTCTCTGATGGTGATGAAATACCGACTGAAGTCGATACACGTTTACCCAAATATAATTGGACACGTCCAGTTGGTTCCGGTCTAATTACGAAATTGGAGTGCTTTGAGTGCTCGCTATGCGGCAAATTCTTCGATACAGAACAGACCGTTGAGGTGCATTCTCGCACCGTTACTCATCATCGCAATTTCTTGAAGTTTATTAACGAGAAGGCGAGCGATACTAAGATCGCACAAAAACGCGCCGCCGCCGCTCTCGAGGAGAATGAACGCAAGAAGCGTAAGTTGGAGGAAGCTGAAGCAGCTGCCACCGAAGTTAAGGTTGAAAATGGTGAAGAAGGTGAGGGTGGTGAAGCCGCCGAGGGTGAGCTGTACGATCCATCCGAGGCCACTGGTGATGATGAAGATGTCGAAATGAATGAGAATGGTGAGGCCGCCGAAGGCGAGGAGGGCGATGAAGAGTGTGCCGGCGATGAAGAAATGGAGGCACAAGACCAAGATGGCGAAGTCGAGGCTGAGGTCGAACCCGAGCCTGAGCCAGAGCCAGAACCCGAGCCCGTTAAAGAGCAGCCAAAGCCCGAGCCTGTCAAGACACCAGCCAAACCTGCTCCAGCAACACCAGCACCAGTCACACCTGCAGCTGAAACATCGCCGGCCAAAAAAGCAACACCAGCTCGCGCCGCACCAAAAGCAACGCCGCGTGGTCGTGGACGTGGACGTTACAATCGCTACTAA
- the Pep gene encoding zinc finger protein on ecdysone puffs isoform X2, whose protein sequence is MAFRGNQNRNRNFGGNNYGGGPMGTNRMGNMNMSPWDTPNAGGNFGGGNMRQGGGGQGMNAQAINLANNLLNNLFRNQNPPSLLDLPRGGGGGMGNRNQRGGPQGVTLCQRAQRHVLLPFV, encoded by the exons ATGGCATTCCGTGGTAATCAGAATCGCAACCGCAATTTCGGCGGTAATAATTATGGTGGTGGCCCAATGGGTACCAATCGTATGGGAAACATGAACATGTCGCCATGGGATACACCAAATGCGGGAGGTAATTTTGGCGGTGGCAACATGCGTCAAGGCGGCGGTGGCCAAGGCATGAATGCTCAGGCCATTAACTTGGCTAATAACTTGTTGAACAACTTGTTCAGAAACCAAAACCCACCATCTCTCTTGGATCTGCCACGAGGCGGTGGAGGCGGTATGGGCAATCGCAATCAACGCGGCGGACCg CAAGGAGTCACCCTATGCCAGCGTGCCCAACGACATGTTCTATTGCCATTTGTGTAA